Proteins encoded in a region of the Frondihabitans sp. 762G35 genome:
- a CDS encoding glycosyltransferase family 4 protein: MTDARTTNTTDTEEATLAVVARLSTLLRAWRPGDDDSPRSAPRAEVVDAIVRELEATPSSARLWQVLAAATARIPSSADFLRFERRAVINGLRETLEEAVDSDAALEFPERSLVTVEGPAVIEVHDTSRTTKITGIQRVVRETVRRFHRDHDVLFVAWTDDATALRRLSDWETNSLLGLPGPVEGDDQEVATEILLPLSSPFVVSELVAETWRTVRLESIVAHAGLEVDVIGYDAVPMTSGETSHDGISGQYPLYLQSISRSTRIGAISSAAAAEFSGWRHMLGSTGLSGPDVRHVALAAEVEPSTPESRDEARRALGVDPSRPTVLVVGSHEPRKNHLAVVQAARSAWAQGHEFTLAFIGGASWSSDRFHEAIEALQAEKRPVTLVSRATDELLAAAYDVADFTLFPSLHEGFGLPVAESLALGTPVITSGYGSMKEIIDLGGGGLLVDPRDDRSITDALIRLLTDRALLARLGDEARARTVRTWDAYAADLWEYFHAPVAPRREAQREGA; encoded by the coding sequence ATGACCGACGCCAGAACCACGAACACCACCGACACCGAGGAGGCGACCCTCGCGGTCGTCGCCCGCCTGTCGACCCTGCTCCGCGCCTGGAGGCCCGGCGACGACGACTCGCCGCGCAGCGCCCCGCGCGCCGAGGTCGTCGACGCGATCGTCCGGGAGCTCGAGGCGACGCCGTCGTCGGCGCGTCTCTGGCAGGTCCTCGCGGCGGCCACCGCCCGGATCCCGTCGTCGGCCGACTTCCTGCGCTTCGAGCGTCGCGCCGTCATCAACGGTCTCCGGGAGACCCTCGAGGAGGCCGTCGACTCCGACGCCGCGCTCGAGTTCCCCGAGCGGAGCCTCGTCACGGTCGAGGGTCCCGCCGTCATCGAGGTGCACGACACCTCGCGCACGACGAAGATCACGGGCATCCAGCGGGTCGTCCGCGAGACGGTCCGGCGCTTCCACCGCGACCACGACGTCCTCTTCGTCGCCTGGACCGATGACGCCACCGCCCTCCGCCGCCTCAGCGACTGGGAGACGAACTCGCTCCTGGGGCTCCCCGGGCCCGTCGAGGGCGACGACCAGGAGGTGGCCACCGAGATCCTGCTGCCGCTGTCGTCGCCGTTCGTCGTCTCGGAGCTCGTCGCCGAGACGTGGCGCACCGTCCGCCTCGAGAGCATCGTCGCCCACGCCGGCCTCGAGGTCGACGTGATCGGCTACGACGCCGTCCCGATGACGTCGGGCGAGACGAGCCACGACGGCATCTCCGGCCAGTACCCGCTCTACCTGCAGTCGATCTCCCGCTCCACGCGCATCGGTGCCATCTCCTCCGCCGCGGCCGCCGAGTTCTCCGGTTGGCGCCACATGCTCGGGTCGACGGGGCTGTCGGGGCCCGACGTCCGGCACGTGGCTCTCGCGGCCGAGGTGGAGCCCTCGACGCCGGAGAGCCGCGACGAGGCGCGCCGGGCCCTCGGAGTCGATCCGTCGCGGCCGACCGTGCTCGTCGTGGGCAGCCACGAACCGCGCAAGAACCACCTCGCCGTCGTGCAGGCCGCCCGGTCGGCGTGGGCGCAGGGGCACGAGTTCACGCTGGCGTTCATCGGCGGTGCGAGCTGGTCCAGCGACCGCTTCCACGAGGCGATCGAGGCGCTCCAGGCGGAGAAGCGGCCGGTGACCCTCGTCAGCCGCGCGACCGACGAGCTCCTGGCCGCGGCCTACGACGTCGCCGACTTCACGCTGTTCCCTTCCCTCCACGAGGGGTTCGGGTTGCCCGTCGCGGAGTCCCTCGCCCTCGGGACGCCGGTGATCACCAGCGGCTACGGCAGTATGAAGGAGATCATCGACCTCGGCGGCGGAGGCCTCCTCGTCGACCCGCGCGACGACCGCTCGATCACCGACGCGCTGATCCGGCTCCTGACCGACCGCGCCCTGCTCGCCCGCCTGGGCGACGAGGCGCGTGCGCGGACCGTCCGGACCTGGGACGCCTACGCGGCCGACCTGTGGGAGTACTTCCACGCCCCGGTCGCCCCGCGACGCGAAGCGCAGCGCGAAGGCGCCTGA